Proteins found in one Streptomyces sp. CB09001 genomic segment:
- a CDS encoding peroxiredoxin, whose amino-acid sequence MAIQVGDKAPDFELKDNHGRAVRLSEFRGRKNVVLLFYPFAFTGVCTGELCEVRDNLPQFSDRDTEVLAVSNDSIHTLRVFAEQEGLEYPLLSDFWPHGNVSRAYGVFDEDKGCAVRGTFVIDQEGVVRWTVVNGLPDARDLAEYVKALDAL is encoded by the coding sequence ATGGCGATCCAGGTCGGCGACAAGGCCCCCGATTTCGAACTCAAGGACAACCACGGCAGGGCCGTCCGGCTGTCCGAGTTCCGCGGCCGGAAGAACGTCGTGCTGCTCTTCTACCCCTTCGCCTTCACCGGTGTGTGCACCGGCGAGCTGTGCGAGGTGCGCGACAACCTGCCGCAGTTCTCCGACCGGGACACCGAGGTGCTCGCCGTCTCCAACGACTCCATCCACACCCTGCGCGTCTTCGCCGAGCAGGAGGGCCTGGAGTACCCGCTGCTGTCCGACTTCTGGCCGCACGGCAACGTCTCGCGCGCCTACGGCGTCTTCGACGAGGACAAGGGTTGCGCCGTCCGCGGCACCTTCGTGATCGACCAGGAGGGTGTCGTGCGCTGGACCGTGGTCAACGGTCTGCCGGACGCCCGTGACCTGGCCGAGTACGTGAAGGCGCTCGACGCCCTGTGA
- a CDS encoding phosphoribosyltransferase, whose product MTERAHAEGHAEKHAGEHAEVWSGSWVAERLGVGLTGDEALTGLLGLALRRNPKRAHLLVSNVLGKHVPQSPSVVYGHGVALGRRVRGLLGAEEAERAVVLGYAETATGLGHSVADGLGPAPYLHSTRRPVAGVARAGGFEESHSHATSHLLLPEDPALLAGDGPLVLVDDEFSTGNTVLNTVRALHERYPRKRYVVVALVDMRSPADAGRLEDFAREIGARVDLVTTASGTVRLPPGVLEKGQELVARHEATATEPSGPAPAAPPSGSVEHVRLRWPHDVPDGGRHGFTAAHRARLEAALPAMAARIAEALPAGAQRVLVLGFEELMYAPLRLAHALEQTVGVDVRYSTTTRSPVLAVDDPGYAIRTRLVFPAHDDPADGPGERYAYNVAGGGFDAVVAVVDSAADTPALHAPNGLAARLAAHVPHVLLAVVPSYVPRPPHDPERPSMLPEPLRGPDFSSYAPDEVGWLLQDLSGVTLEAPTEEREEAIQSGGAHYAESLPVEYQPSEQYQELFHAALKTSAARLARAVGAVTEIVLAERSPRPVLVSLARAGTPVGVLMRRWAQFRHGLDLPHYAVSIVRGRGIDANALRWLADHHDPADVVFVDGWTGKGAITRELAAALREFEASDGITGFDPEIAVLADPGSCVRTYGTRDDFLIPSACLNSTVSGLISRTVLRADLVGPHDFHGAKFYRELAGADLSPDFLDAVSACFPDVTDTVDAQVKDLLSADRTPTWEGWTAVERISEEYGIHDVNLVKPGVGETTRVMLRRVPWKVLARTGAGADLDHVRLLAEQRGVPVEEVADLPYTCVGLIHPQYTRGATGADGKAVTL is encoded by the coding sequence ATGACGGAGCGGGCGCACGCCGAGGGGCACGCCGAAAAGCACGCCGGAGAGCACGCCGAAGTCTGGTCCGGCAGCTGGGTCGCCGAGCGGCTCGGCGTCGGCCTCACCGGCGACGAGGCGCTGACCGGCCTGCTGGGGCTCGCCCTGCGCCGCAACCCCAAGCGGGCACACCTGCTCGTCTCCAACGTGCTCGGCAAACACGTCCCGCAGTCGCCCTCCGTCGTCTACGGCCACGGCGTCGCCCTCGGCCGGCGCGTCCGCGGCCTCCTCGGCGCCGAGGAGGCCGAACGCGCCGTCGTCCTCGGCTACGCGGAGACCGCCACCGGACTCGGCCACTCCGTCGCCGACGGTCTGGGCCCCGCGCCCTACCTGCACTCCACCCGCCGTCCGGTCGCCGGAGTCGCCCGAGCCGGCGGCTTCGAGGAGTCGCACTCGCACGCGACCTCCCACCTCCTGCTGCCCGAGGACCCGGCGCTGCTGGCCGGAGACGGGCCGCTGGTCCTCGTCGACGACGAGTTCTCCACCGGCAACACGGTGCTCAACACCGTCCGCGCCCTGCACGAGCGCTATCCCCGCAAGCGGTACGTCGTGGTGGCCCTGGTCGACATGCGCTCGCCCGCCGACGCCGGCCGGCTGGAAGACTTCGCCCGGGAGATCGGCGCCCGCGTGGACCTGGTGACCACCGCCTCCGGCACGGTCCGGCTGCCGCCGGGTGTGCTGGAGAAGGGGCAGGAGCTGGTCGCCCGGCACGAGGCGACGGCCACGGAGCCGAGCGGCCCCGCTCCGGCCGCGCCACCCTCCGGATCCGTCGAGCACGTCCGGCTGCGCTGGCCCCACGACGTGCCCGACGGCGGGCGGCACGGCTTCACCGCCGCCCACCGGGCCCGGCTGGAGGCCGCCCTGCCCGCCATGGCGGCACGGATCGCCGAGGCGCTGCCCGCCGGCGCCCAACGCGTGCTCGTCCTCGGCTTCGAGGAGCTCATGTACGCTCCCCTCCGCCTGGCCCACGCGCTGGAGCAGACCGTCGGCGTCGACGTGCGCTACTCCACCACCACCCGGTCTCCCGTCCTCGCCGTCGACGACCCCGGCTACGCCATCCGCACCCGCCTGGTCTTCCCCGCGCACGACGACCCGGCCGACGGCCCCGGCGAGCGCTACGCCTACAACGTCGCGGGCGGCGGCTTCGACGCCGTCGTCGCCGTCGTCGACTCGGCCGCCGACACCCCCGCCCTGCATGCCCCGAACGGACTGGCGGCCCGGCTCGCCGCCCATGTCCCCCACGTCCTGCTCGCGGTCGTCCCGTCGTACGTCCCGCGTCCCCCGCACGACCCCGAAAGGCCCTCCATGCTGCCCGAGCCCCTGCGCGGCCCCGACTTCTCCTCGTACGCGCCCGACGAGGTCGGCTGGCTGCTCCAGGACCTCTCGGGCGTGACGCTGGAGGCGCCGACCGAGGAACGCGAGGAGGCGATCCAGAGCGGCGGCGCCCACTACGCGGAGTCGCTGCCCGTGGAGTACCAGCCCAGCGAGCAGTACCAGGAGCTGTTCCACGCGGCGCTCAAGACGTCCGCGGCCCGGCTGGCGCGCGCCGTCGGCGCCGTCACCGAGATCGTCCTCGCGGAACGGTCGCCCCGCCCCGTGCTGGTCTCCCTCGCCCGGGCGGGCACCCCGGTCGGCGTTTTGATGCGCCGCTGGGCGCAGTTCCGCCATGGTCTCGACCTCCCTCACTACGCCGTGTCGATCGTCCGGGGCCGCGGCATCGACGCCAACGCGCTGCGCTGGCTGGCCGACCACCACGACCCCGCCGACGTCGTCTTCGTCGACGGCTGGACCGGCAAGGGCGCCATCACCCGCGAACTCGCCGCCGCCCTGCGCGAATTCGAGGCCTCCGACGGCATCACCGGCTTCGACCCGGAGATCGCCGTACTGGCCGATCCCGGCTCCTGCGTACGCACCTACGGCACCCGTGACGACTTCCTCATCCCCTCCGCCTGTCTCAACTCCACTGTCTCCGGTCTGATATCCCGCACCGTGCTCCGCGCCGACCTGGTCGGCCCGCACGACTTCCACGGCGCGAAGTTCTACCGCGAGCTGGCCGGCGCCGACCTGTCACCGGACTTCCTCGACGCCGTCTCCGCCTGCTTCCCCGACGTCACGGACACGGTCGACGCCCAAGTGAAGGACCTCCTCTCCGCCGACCGCACCCCCACCTGGGAGGGCTGGACCGCCGTCGAGCGCATCAGCGAGGAGTACGGCATCCACGACGTGAACCTCGTCAAGCCCGGCGTCGGCGAGACCACGCGGGTGATGCTGCGCCGCGTCCCGTGGAAGGTGCTGGCCCGCACCGGAGCCGGCGCCGACCTGGACCACGTCCGCCTGCTGGCCGAACAGCGGGGCGTGCCCGTGGAGGAGGTCGCCGACCTCCCGTACACCTGTGTCGGGCTGATCCACCCCCAGTACACGCGCGGCGCCACCGGGGCCGACGGCAAGGCGGTGACGCTCTGA
- a CDS encoding DUF475 domain-containing protein produces the protein MLLKTFGWSFAVTALGLVAAVFYGGWTAFGIVAILSIMEISLSFDNAVVNAGILKKMNAFWQKIFLTIGILIAVFGMRLVFPVVIVAISAQLGPIEAVDLALTDKDRYQELVTDAHPSIAAFGGMFLLMIFLDFIFEDRDIKWLAWLERPLAKLGKVDMLSVCIALIVLLVSAITFGAHAHQHGGAHADKAETVLLAGIAGLITYMIVGGLSGYFEDKLEEEEEREHEEEEKAARTGKPKSAVKLAGKAAFFMFLYLEVLDASFSFDGVIGAFAITNDIVLMALGLGIGAMYVRSLTVYLVRQGTLDDYVYLEHGAHYAIGALAVILLVTIQYEIHEIITGLVGVALIGWSFFSSVRRNRALAAAGGDGDQEKAEVSSGV, from the coding sequence GTGCTTCTGAAAACCTTCGGCTGGTCGTTCGCGGTCACCGCGCTCGGCCTGGTCGCGGCGGTCTTCTACGGGGGGTGGACCGCCTTCGGCATCGTGGCGATCCTCTCCATCATGGAGATCTCGCTGTCCTTCGACAACGCGGTGGTCAACGCCGGGATCCTGAAGAAGATGAATGCCTTCTGGCAGAAGATCTTCCTCACCATCGGCATCCTCATCGCCGTGTTCGGCATGCGCCTGGTCTTCCCGGTCGTGATCGTGGCGATCAGCGCCCAGCTCGGACCGATCGAGGCCGTCGACCTCGCGCTCACCGACAAGGACCGCTATCAGGAGCTGGTGACGGACGCCCATCCGTCGATCGCCGCCTTCGGCGGCATGTTCCTTCTGATGATCTTCCTCGACTTCATCTTCGAGGACCGGGACATCAAGTGGCTGGCCTGGCTGGAGCGTCCGCTGGCCAAGCTCGGCAAGGTCGACATGCTGTCGGTCTGCATCGCCCTGATCGTGCTGCTGGTCTCCGCGATCACCTTCGGCGCCCACGCCCACCAGCACGGCGGCGCCCATGCCGACAAGGCGGAGACGGTGCTCCTGGCGGGCATCGCGGGCCTGATCACTTACATGATCGTCGGCGGACTCTCCGGCTACTTCGAGGACAAACTCGAAGAGGAGGAGGAACGGGAGCACGAGGAGGAAGAGAAAGCCGCGCGCACCGGCAAGCCCAAGTCGGCCGTCAAGCTGGCGGGCAAGGCGGCGTTCTTCATGTTCCTCTACCTGGAGGTCCTGGACGCGTCCTTCTCCTTCGACGGTGTCATCGGCGCCTTCGCCATCACCAACGACATCGTCCTGATGGCCCTGGGTCTCGGCATCGGCGCCATGTACGTGCGGTCCCTGACCGTCTACCTGGTCCGCCAGGGCACCCTCGACGACTACGTCTACCTGGAGCACGGCGCCCACTACGCCATCGGCGCCCTCGCCGTGATCCTGCTGGTCACCATCCAGTACGAGATCCACGAGATCATCACCGGCCTCGTCGGCGTCGCCCTGATCGGCTGGTCCTTCTTCTCCTCGGTGCGCCGCAACCGCGCACTGGCGGCGGCCGGGGGAGACGGCGACCAGGAGAAGGCGGAGGTCTCCTCCGGGGTGTGA
- a CDS encoding DUF3052 domain-containing protein: MSATADHAEERTNPAARLGFQPGQVVQEIGYDDDVDQELREAIEGAVEGELVDEDYEDVADAVVLWFRDDDGDLTDALVDATTYIEEGGSILLLTPKTGRDGYVEASDISEASTTAGLTASKSVSVGKDWSGSRLATPKAAKSKR; the protein is encoded by the coding sequence GTGAGCGCGACCGCGGACCACGCGGAGGAGCGGACGAACCCTGCCGCCAGGCTGGGTTTCCAGCCCGGGCAGGTGGTCCAGGAGATCGGCTACGACGACGACGTCGACCAGGAGCTCCGCGAGGCCATTGAGGGCGCCGTCGAGGGCGAGCTGGTGGACGAGGACTACGAGGACGTGGCCGATGCCGTCGTGCTGTGGTTCCGTGACGACGACGGCGACCTGACGGATGCGCTGGTGGATGCCACCACGTACATCGAAGAGGGCGGGTCGATCCTCCTTCTCACGCCGAAGACCGGCCGTGACGGTTACGTCGAGGCCAGTGACATCTCGGAAGCCTCGACGACCGCCGGACTGACGGCGTCCAAGAGCGTCAGCGTCGGCAAGGACTGGAGTGGCAGCCGGCTGGCGACGCCCAAGGCCGCCAAGTCCAAGCGGTAG
- a CDS encoding TerD family protein, whose translation MGVTLAKGGNVSLSKAAPNLTQVLVGLGWDARSTTGAPFDLDASALVCSSGRVLGDEWFVFYNQLKSPDGSIEHTGDNLTGEGDGDDESLLVDLSKVPAHCDKIVFPVSIHMADERGQTFGQVSNAFIRVVNQADGQELARYDLSEDASTETAMIFGELYRYQGEWKFRAVGQGYASGLRGIALDFGVNVS comes from the coding sequence ATGGGCGTCACGCTTGCCAAGGGCGGCAACGTCTCCCTGTCCAAGGCCGCACCGAACCTCACACAGGTACTGGTCGGACTCGGCTGGGACGCGCGTTCCACCACCGGAGCACCCTTCGACCTCGACGCGAGCGCACTCGTGTGCAGCAGCGGCCGGGTGCTCGGCGACGAGTGGTTCGTCTTCTACAACCAGCTCAAGAGCCCGGACGGCTCGATCGAGCACACCGGCGACAACCTCACCGGCGAGGGCGACGGCGACGACGAGTCGCTGCTGGTCGACCTCTCCAAGGTGCCGGCCCACTGCGACAAGATCGTCTTCCCGGTCTCGATCCACATGGCCGACGAGCGCGGCCAGACCTTCGGCCAGGTCAGCAACGCCTTCATCCGGGTCGTCAACCAGGCCGACGGCCAGGAGCTGGCCCGCTACGACCTCAGTGAGGACGCCTCCACGGAGACCGCGATGATCTTCGGCGAGCTCTACCGCTACCAGGGCGAGTGGAAGTTCCGTGCGGTGGGGCAGGGGTACGCGTCGGGGCTTCGCGGCATCGCTCTAGACTTCGGAGTCAACGTTTCGTAA
- a CDS encoding TerD family protein has translation MTHAMLKGSNVPLQATTVRAVLRWTPGQGVPDVDASALLLGPDDRVRSDEDFVFYNQPRHPSGQVWRLGKKRVAEGLTDTIQTDLSGVEPSVGRILLVASADGVPFDRVRSLRILLHDAAADAEPLAYFDVTPETGQETALICGELYRRGEGWKFRALGEGYSNGLKGLATDFGISVDESEGADDPMSAPRPAAASATSPSTTSPSTPSQATPDQPTPAQSTPAPPTVGPDHPTAVQPFPGPSRPLPPEQPTGVPTQPAYGYPQQPATAQPSYGYPQPAAGPPAYGYPQAPAAAGVTGAQSGYGYPQPVTGAPDPDFRLPPQGPQFVGR, from the coding sequence ATGACGCACGCGATGCTGAAGGGGTCGAACGTCCCGCTGCAAGCCACCACGGTACGCGCCGTGCTGCGCTGGACTCCCGGGCAGGGGGTTCCCGACGTCGACGCCTCCGCGCTGCTGCTGGGGCCGGACGACCGCGTGCGTTCCGACGAGGACTTCGTCTTCTACAACCAGCCACGGCATCCCTCCGGCCAGGTCTGGCGGCTCGGCAAGAAGCGGGTCGCCGAGGGCCTGACCGACACGATCCAGACGGACCTCTCCGGCGTCGAGCCCTCGGTGGGCCGGATCCTGCTGGTCGCGTCGGCGGACGGCGTGCCCTTCGACCGCGTCCGGTCGCTGCGCATCCTGCTGCACGACGCGGCGGCCGACGCGGAACCGCTGGCGTACTTCGACGTCACACCGGAGACCGGCCAGGAAACGGCGCTGATCTGCGGGGAGCTGTACCGGCGCGGGGAGGGCTGGAAGTTCCGGGCGCTGGGCGAGGGCTACTCCAACGGGCTCAAGGGCCTGGCGACCGACTTCGGCATCTCGGTGGACGAGTCGGAGGGGGCGGACGACCCCATGTCGGCCCCCCGGCCCGCAGCCGCGTCCGCCACCTCCCCGTCCACCACCTCCCCGTCCACCCCCTCCCAGGCCACGCCCGACCAGCCGACGCCCGCCCAGTCCACGCCCGCTCCGCCGACGGTCGGCCCCGACCACCCGACGGCCGTGCAGCCGTTCCCGGGGCCCTCGCGGCCTCTGCCGCCCGAGCAGCCCACCGGCGTACCGACACAGCCCGCGTACGGCTATCCGCAGCAGCCGGCGACGGCCCAGCCCTCCTACGGCTATCCCCAGCCGGCCGCCGGCCCGCCCGCGTACGGGTACCCGCAGGCACCTGCCGCGGCCGGGGTCACGGGAGCGCAGTCCGGCTACGGCTATCCGCAGCCGGTCACCGGGGCGCCCGATCCGGACTTCCGGCTGCCTCCGCAGGGCCCGCAGTTCGTCGGCCGGTAG
- a CDS encoding HAD family hydrolase has translation MPVLVASDLDRTLIYSAAALGLTMPDLRAPRLLCVEVYESRPLSYLTETAAQLLTDLGDSALFVPTTTRTRKQYQRINLPGPAPKYAICANGGHLLVDGVSDPAWHARVTARLADECASLAEVRDHLTNTADPLWVRKHRVAEDLFAYLVVERDLLPQDWVKELAVWAENRGWTVSLQGRKIYAVPKPLTKSAAVHEVARRTGAELTLAAGDSLLDADLLLAADRGWRPGHGELADSGWTAPTISALPERGVLAGERILRELLRAASPAR, from the coding sequence ATGCCCGTACTCGTCGCCAGCGACCTCGACCGCACCCTTATCTACTCCGCGGCCGCCCTCGGACTGACCATGCCCGACCTGAGGGCACCCCGCCTGCTGTGCGTGGAGGTCTACGAGAGCAGACCCCTCTCCTACCTGACCGAGACGGCCGCCCAACTCCTGACCGACCTCGGCGACTCGGCCCTCTTCGTGCCGACCACCACCCGGACCCGCAAGCAGTACCAGCGGATCAACCTCCCCGGGCCCGCGCCGAAGTACGCGATCTGCGCCAACGGCGGCCACCTGCTGGTGGACGGCGTCTCCGACCCCGCCTGGCACGCCCGGGTGACCGCACGGCTGGCCGACGAATGCGCGTCGCTCGCCGAGGTCCGCGACCACCTGACGAACACCGCCGACCCGCTGTGGGTGCGCAAGCACCGGGTCGCCGAGGACCTCTTCGCCTACCTGGTCGTCGAACGCGACCTGCTGCCCCAGGACTGGGTGAAGGAACTCGCCGTTTGGGCCGAGAACCGCGGCTGGACCGTGTCCCTCCAGGGCCGCAAGATCTACGCCGTGCCCAAGCCGCTCACCAAGAGCGCCGCCGTGCACGAGGTCGCCCGCCGCACCGGCGCCGAACTCACCCTCGCCGCCGGCGACTCGCTCCTCGACGCCGATCTGCTCCTCGCCGCCGACCGCGGCTGGCGCCCGGGCCACGGTGAACTTGCGGACTCCGGATGGACGGCTCCGACGATCAGCGCCTTGCCCGAGCGCGGCGTCCTGGCCGGTGAGCGGATCCTTCGCGAGCTCCTGCGCGCGGCGAGCCCGGCTCGCTGA
- a CDS encoding calcium homeostasis/redox stress adaptation protein: protein MGVSLSKGGNVSLTKEAPGLTAVIVGLGWDIRTTTGTDFDLDASALLLNSGGKVASDAHFIFFNNLKSPDGSVEHTGDNITGEGEGDDEQIKINLATVPADIEKIVFPVSIYDAENRQQSFGQVRNAFIRVVNQAGEAEIARYDLSEDASTETAMVFGELYRHGAEWKFRAIGQGYASGLRGIAQDFGVNV, encoded by the coding sequence GTGGGAGTCAGCCTCAGCAAGGGCGGCAACGTTTCGCTGACCAAGGAGGCCCCCGGCCTGACCGCGGTCATCGTCGGTCTGGGGTGGGACATCCGCACCACGACCGGCACCGACTTCGACCTCGACGCCAGCGCGCTGCTGCTGAACAGCGGCGGCAAGGTCGCCAGCGACGCGCACTTCATCTTCTTCAACAACCTGAAGAGCCCGGACGGATCGGTCGAGCACACCGGCGACAACATCACCGGTGAGGGCGAGGGCGACGACGAGCAGATCAAGATCAACCTCGCCACGGTCCCCGCCGACATCGAGAAGATCGTCTTCCCGGTCTCGATCTACGACGCCGAGAACCGCCAGCAGTCCTTCGGCCAGGTGCGCAACGCGTTCATCCGCGTCGTCAACCAGGCCGGCGAGGCCGAGATCGCCCGCTACGACCTGAGCGAGGACGCCTCCACGGAGACCGCCATGGTCTTCGGCGAGCTGTACCGCCACGGCGCGGAGTGGAAGTTCCGCGCCATCGGCCAGGGCTACGCCTCCGGCCTGCGCGGCATCGCCCAGGACTTCGGCGTGAACGTCTGA
- a CDS encoding histidine kinase codes for MRVMARRVVRCGAGLILGTAAAAVELLFALLAGVALLPVAAWPKGRRAVLRPVLAGARILAELERGRLRMWLDLRVTPAYEDVRALRYIACHWALGVLGGVVMLTAAVGLAYGTFGLYGWLLLDGIRNPASLVLGSLGGFFLVFLTVQGIFGVVGLEGQLARHFLGPRHQEELERRIAELSASRAAVVDAVNDERRRIERDLHDGVQQRLVALGMLLGRARRSQDAGRRDRLLGQAHDESRRALDELREVAWRIYPTTLDEAGLRAALETVAERASVPVGVEYELAEEPEQAVATVAYFVVCEAVTNAVKHAAPTRIDVAVRAEEKRMYVSVRDDGCGGANAAGSGLFGLARRVAALDGSLSVVSPPGGPTLVAAELPCG; via the coding sequence ATGCGAGTCATGGCGCGACGTGTAGTGCGGTGCGGGGCGGGCCTCATCCTGGGGACCGCCGCGGCCGCCGTCGAGCTGCTCTTCGCCCTGCTGGCCGGTGTGGCCCTGCTGCCGGTGGCCGCCTGGCCGAAGGGCCGCCGTGCCGTACTGCGCCCGGTCCTCGCGGGCGCGCGGATTCTGGCGGAGCTGGAGCGGGGCCGGCTGCGGATGTGGCTCGACCTGCGCGTCACGCCCGCGTACGAGGACGTACGGGCGCTGCGGTACATCGCCTGCCACTGGGCCCTGGGCGTCCTGGGCGGGGTCGTGATGCTGACGGCCGCCGTCGGCCTGGCGTACGGCACCTTCGGGCTGTACGGCTGGCTCCTGCTGGACGGCATACGCAACCCCGCTTCGCTGGTCCTGGGCAGTCTCGGCGGCTTCTTCCTCGTGTTCCTCACCGTGCAGGGAATATTCGGTGTGGTGGGCCTGGAGGGGCAGCTGGCCCGGCACTTCCTCGGCCCGCGGCACCAGGAGGAGCTGGAGCGGCGGATCGCCGAGCTGTCCGCCAGCCGCGCCGCGGTCGTCGACGCGGTGAACGACGAACGGCGCCGCATCGAGCGCGACCTGCACGACGGTGTGCAGCAGCGCCTCGTCGCCCTCGGCATGCTGCTCGGCCGGGCCCGCCGCAGCCAGGACGCCGGCCGCCGGGACCGCCTGCTGGGCCAGGCCCACGACGAGAGCCGCCGGGCCCTGGACGAGCTGCGCGAGGTGGCCTGGCGGATCTACCCGACCACGCTGGACGAGGCGGGGCTGCGCGCGGCCCTGGAGACGGTCGCCGAGCGGGCGTCCGTACCGGTGGGAGTGGAGTACGAGCTGGCCGAGGAGCCCGAGCAGGCCGTGGCGACCGTCGCGTACTTCGTGGTCTGCGAGGCGGTCACGAACGCGGTCAAGCACGCGGCGCCGACCCGTATAGACGTCGCTGTCAGAGCGGAGGAGAAACGGATGTACGTGAGCGTGCGGGACGACGGCTGCGGCGGGGCGAACGCCGCGGGCAGCGGACTGTTCGGGCTCGCCCGGCGCGTCGCCGCCCTCGACGGCAGCCTCAGCGTGGTCAGCCCGCCGGGCGGGCCGACCCTCGTGGCCGCGGAGCTGCCATGCGGCTGA
- a CDS encoding HpcH/HpaI aldolase/citrate lyase family protein, with the protein MRHFGQIAPDVRKRLFHQEPCSFTAESPARLLSAGLGATLYSPATRPSLADDILKQSARGLVSMVLCLEDSIDDADVPLGEANLVRQLTDLAERSSDDVPLLFVRVRTPEQIPDLVRRLGPAVRLLSGFVLPKFTEERGMPFLEALAAAEATSGRRLFAMPVLESPDLLYRESRVQTLEGIFRAVDKYRDRVLALRLGVTDFCSSYGLRRGPDMTAYDVQIVASVIADVVNMLARADGTGFTVTGPVWEYFRVQERMFKPQLRQSPFLEGQAVELRQKLIEHSMDGLLREISLDRANGLLGKTCIHPSHVLPVHALSVVSHEEFCDAQDILRPERCGGGVMRSAYTNKMNEVKPHRAWAERTLLRAEVFGVANEDIGFVELLAAGLSD; encoded by the coding sequence ATGCGTCATTTCGGACAGATAGCCCCTGATGTGCGGAAGCGTCTCTTTCATCAGGAGCCCTGCTCCTTCACGGCGGAATCTCCGGCCAGGCTGCTGTCCGCGGGCCTGGGTGCCACGCTCTACAGTCCGGCCACCCGACCGAGCCTCGCCGACGACATCCTGAAACAGAGCGCACGCGGACTGGTGTCGATGGTGCTGTGCCTGGAGGACTCGATCGACGACGCCGACGTACCCCTCGGCGAGGCGAACCTCGTCCGTCAGCTCACGGACCTGGCGGAACGTTCCAGCGACGACGTCCCCCTGCTGTTCGTCCGGGTCCGCACCCCAGAGCAGATACCCGACCTCGTACGGCGCCTCGGCCCCGCCGTGCGGCTGCTGTCCGGATTCGTGCTGCCGAAGTTCACCGAGGAACGCGGCATGCCCTTCCTGGAGGCGCTCGCCGCCGCCGAGGCCACCAGCGGCCGCAGGCTCTTCGCCATGCCCGTGCTCGAGTCCCCGGACCTGCTGTACCGGGAGTCCCGGGTCCAGACACTGGAGGGCATCTTCCGCGCGGTCGACAAGTACCGCGACCGCGTGCTGGCCCTGCGGCTCGGCGTGACCGACTTCTGCTCCTCCTACGGGCTGCGCCGGGGCCCCGACATGACGGCCTACGACGTCCAGATCGTCGCCTCCGTGATCGCCGACGTGGTCAACATGCTCGCCCGCGCCGACGGCACCGGATTCACGGTGACCGGGCCCGTGTGGGAGTACTTCCGCGTCCAGGAGAGGATGTTCAAACCGCAACTGCGTCAGAGCCCCTTCCTGGAGGGACAGGCCGTCGAACTGCGCCAGAAGCTCATCGAGCACTCCATGGACGGCCTGCTGCGCGAGATCTCCCTGGACCGGGCCAACGGCCTGCTGGGCAAGACCTGCATCCACCCCTCGCACGTGCTCCCCGTGCACGCACTGTCCGTGGTCAGCCACGAGGAGTTCTGCGACGCCCAGGACATCCTGCGGCCCGAACGCTGCGGCGGAGGCGTGATGAGGTCGGCCTACACGAACAAGATGAACGAGGTGAAGCCGCACCGCGCCTGGGCCGAGCGGACCCTGCTGCGCGCCGAGGTCTTCGGGGTGGCGAACGAGGACATCGGCTTCGTGGAGCTGCTCGCCGCCGGACTCTCCGACTGA
- a CDS encoding DedA family protein has protein sequence MTAIAAQPAVDSGAAPQWINDLMDALGAPGAGLAIALENLFPPLPSEVILPLAGFAASSGRMSLIAVLLWTTAGSVIGALALYGIGALLGRDRTVAIAGKLPLVKVSDIEKTEAWFLRHGTKAVFFGRMIPIFRSLISVPAGVERMRLPVFLALTTLGSAIWNTVFVLAGYALGDNWSEVSDIASTYSKVILVAAALALLVFVVMRLLRPGAGHRRRSRGHDGREEIRPPADDDGRPGTGAGAGDGGGGFSEPGSPRAGAREGSAHRPGRRARARR, from the coding sequence ATGACAGCCATCGCAGCGCAGCCGGCCGTGGACAGCGGTGCGGCACCGCAGTGGATCAACGACCTCATGGACGCCCTCGGCGCACCCGGTGCCGGTCTCGCCATCGCTCTGGAGAACCTCTTTCCTCCCTTGCCGAGCGAGGTGATCCTGCCGCTGGCCGGGTTCGCGGCCAGCTCCGGCCGGATGAGCCTGATCGCCGTCCTGCTGTGGACGACGGCGGGTTCGGTGATCGGCGCGCTCGCCCTGTACGGGATCGGTGCCCTGCTCGGCCGGGACCGCACGGTGGCGATAGCGGGGAAGCTGCCGCTGGTGAAGGTGTCCGACATAGAGAAGACGGAGGCATGGTTCCTCAGGCACGGGACCAAGGCGGTGTTCTTCGGCCGGATGATCCCCATCTTCCGCAGCCTGATCTCCGTGCCGGCGGGTGTGGAGCGGATGCGGCTGCCCGTCTTCCTCGCCCTGACGACGCTGGGCAGCGCGATCTGGAACACCGTGTTCGTGCTCGCGGGCTACGCGCTGGGGGACAACTGGTCGGAGGTCTCGGACATCGCCTCCACCTATTCGAAGGTGATCCTCGTGGCGGCCGCCCTGGCCCTGCTGGTCTTCGTCGTCATGCGTCTGCTGCGCCCGGGCGCCGGTCACCGGCGGCGGAGCCGCGGGCACGACGGGCGAGAGGAGATACGGCCGCCGGCCGACGACGACGGCCGCCCCGGCACCGGGGCCGGTGCCGGGGACGGGGGCGGCGGGTTCAGCGAGCCGGGCTCGCCGCGCGCAGGAGCTCGCGAAGGATCCGCTCACCGGCCAGGACGCCGCGCTCGGGCAAGGCGCTGA